The stretch of DNA GAGCGCCCTGCGACACTTGTCGGGGTTAACCTACTTAGATTTATCTTTCAATCAGCTTACGGTCATCTCAAGGGATGTCTTTCTTAACTGGCCCCGCTTCCAGCGTCCGAGGCCGGGCAGGAGCGAGGAGAGAACGGCCAATGCGGTGCTCGCCCTCCACGACAACCACTGGCTGTGCGACTGCCGCCTGAAGGGGTTTGTGGAGTTCATCAAGTCGGTCAGTCCGCCGGTCATCCTCATGAACTCCTACCTGACCTGTGCCGGGCCTGCCTCCAAGGAGGGCAAGTTCTTCCATGAGGTGGAGCTGACAAGCTGCATGAAGCCCGAGACGTCCACTGCACAGGCCAACGTCACACTGTCCCTTGGGGCCAGCACCTCACTACAGTGCCTGGTGAAGGCCAGACCCGAGCCTGTGGTCCGATGGATCTACAACCTCAAGAACATCCGAGGATTCACAGGTGAACTTTGAGCTTTCTGATGCAATAACTACCTTTTCAGCTTGCTATATTTCCCATGTATGCACACATAGTTATTATTCCAGTTTTACATTGTTAACATTGTCTGACTCACAGAGGGCTTTCCTCTTCTATTTCCTCTAATCGTTTCTCAGAAATAATAATGGCATCTAATACACTTATACACTGCAGTGCATTGTGTAATGGTTTGGTGAAACTAATGAAAAATAACATTGTTATTGACACGCAGTATCAACCAGAGTAACAACCACAGGCATTTCTATAATCCCCTGACCTCCGGCGTTCTCTTGTTTCTTGGGGCCACAGTGTCCCAGACACAGGTGGATGAGGACACCATTAACTCCCAGCTCCTAATCCCATCCCTGCACCTGGTCGACCGCGGCGTCTATACCTGCACCGCCAACAACTTCATCGGCAACTCCTCCGTCCGAATCACCGTCAATGTCTTGCCGAGCAACGTCTCCTTCAAGGCCTCCGCGCCCTACCCCCTGGCCTCCGCCGAGGATAACGTCTACATCGACTTCCGCATTGCCAAGCAGACGATTTACGGCATCACCGTGGAGTGGTTCGCCGTCACGGACAACCCAGCAAACACCTGGTACACCATCCACTTTGGCCGCTTTGACACGCCCAAGGCGGAGATGATCTACATTGGCCCGGGCATCACTAGCTATTCAGTGGACAAGCTGCAGCCCCTCACTAAATACAAGGTGTGCGTGGCGCTACGGAACCAGACGCCGCTCGCTGGTCAGTGCATCGTCTTCATGACAGGCAGCGACGTGAACGAGCTGGAGAAGCGCGAGCGCCTCATCCACATCATCGTGATCGTGTGTGCCATGGTGCTGGCCGTGCCCGCCGGCATGTACGCCTGCACCACCGACGCGCGCGTGGGCTGCTGCCACCGCCTGACCGAGGTGGTGAGGTCCATCCAGGAGCACCGTAAGCGGGTGGAGCGGAGCAGCGACGCAGCCAGCGGCGAGCGGCAGGGCACCTTCGACAGCCTCCAGGCGGCTAGCGACGAGGGCCTGTGCCGGGAGTCTGTCGGGGATGGCAGGATGCGGCGGCGGTCCGAGGACAAAGTGCAGAAGGGCAACAGTGCCCAGCTCTAC from Alosa sapidissima isolate fAloSap1 chromosome 24, fAloSap1.pri, whole genome shotgun sequence encodes:
- the LOC121699862 gene encoding leucine-rich repeat, immunoglobulin-like domain and transmembrane domain-containing protein 2 yields the protein MDTIYGTLAIISVLLQINSVSSFCVTGCSCTDDGFGRSLLCMETSLGRIPNNIPPDFTKIRVENSHLTEIPQRSFSSVSALESLWLNFNDITLMNIKSLEGLTNLTELRLEGNKLRSIPWTAFQDTPNLKILDLKHNRLDVLPESALRHLSGLTYLDLSFNQLTVISRDVFLNWPRFQRPRPGRSEERTANAVLALHDNHWLCDCRLKGFVEFIKSVSPPVILMNSYLTCAGPASKEGKFFHEVELTSCMKPETSTAQANVTLSLGASTSLQCLVKARPEPVVRWIYNLKNIRGFTVSQTQVDEDTINSQLLIPSLHLVDRGVYTCTANNFIGNSSVRITVNVLPSNVSFKASAPYPLASAEDNVYIDFRIAKQTIYGITVEWFAVTDNPANTWYTIHFGRFDTPKAEMIYIGPGITSYSVDKLQPLTKYKVCVALRNQTPLAGQCIVFMTGSDVNELEKRERLIHIIVIVCAMVLAVPAGMYACTTDARVGCCHRLTEVVRSIQEHRKRVERSSDAASGERQGTFDSLQAASDEGLCRESVGDGRMRRRSEDKVQKGNSAQLY